The Kutzneria kofuensis genome includes the window ATACGGCCCACGGGAAAGCACCTCTGCCGTGGCGCTAATACCGTCCGGAGTGGACAGATCAGCGACCAGGTAGTCGTGTCCAGGCCCCAATTCCGCCATCAGGCCGGCGAGCCGGTCCTCGCGGCGGGCCACGGCGGTCACCGTGTAGCCCGCCGCGGCCAGGGCCGTCGCGAACGCCCGGCCGATGCCGGCGCTGGCCCCGGTGACCAGCGCCATGCCCGCCGTGCTCACTGCTGCGCCTTGGGCCTGGTCTCCGGCGCGAACCGGAACGAGATGCCCTCCATCACCGACTTGCGCTGGGTGTTGTGGAACGCGGCGACGAGCCAGCGGTCGCCCTCGCGCACCAGGGTGTAGGTCTGGACCTTGGTCAGCTTCTTCGGGTGCTCCCCCTTGACCGTGTCGCCCCGGGTGGTGAGGACGGCCGCGTCCGAGCCGAGGAAGCGCAGGTCGAGCAC containing:
- a CDS encoding SgcJ/EcaC family oxidoreductase is translated as MIDTDRTATITAVIDSLADAWARGDADAYGAHFTEDATYVTFVGTCYQGRQDIADSHRALFAKFLKGTKLAHEVLDLRFLGSDAAVLTTRGDTVKGEHPKKLTKVQTYTLVREGDRWLVAAFHNTQRKSVMEGISFRFAPETRPKAQQ